Part of the Mycolicibacterium mageritense genome is shown below.
AAATCGGCGAACTCGACCTCGTACGGTGCATCGCGTCCGGCGTCGGCCAGGTTCCACGGCAATGACTGCGTGGCGTTCTGTTCGGCGACGACGATCTTGGTGCCGGCCGGAACGTCGGTTTTGGCCGCGATCCGCACCGAATCGATGGCGCCACCCGCGTCGTCATCTGACAGCCCGCACGCACTGGCGATGATCGGGATCGCCAGCAGCGCAGCAATTTTCCATCGAGATCGGTCCTTGTGCACAGTCACTACTCATCTTCGATCGGGTGCCCGGGCGGGCACAGGGTTCAGGCCTGGTCTTCGGATACGCCGAGTTCGGCGAGCAGACGTCTTCTGAGCGCGACGAATTCGTGGCCGTCTCGCGCCCGCGGTTTGGCCAGGGCCACTTCGACGTCGAGCGAGATCACACCGTCGGTCAGGACTATCACCCGGTCGGCCAATGCGATGGCCTCGTCGACGTCGTGGGTCACCAGCAGCACCGCAGGAACATGTCGGCGATACAGGTCGAGCAGCAACCCGTGCATCTTGAGCCGGGTCAGCGCATCGAGCGCGCCAAAGGGTTCGTCGAGCAGGAGCAGTTGAGGTTCGCGCACCAGCGCCCGCGCCAGGGCCACGCGTTGGGCCTCGCCGCCGGACAGGGTGCGCGGCCAGACCTTGGCCTTGTCCGCCAGGTTGACCTCGGCGAGCGCGGCCAGCGCACCCTGCTGCACGGCCCGGGTCGCGGGCAGCCCGATCGTGACGTTCGCCAGCACCCGCTGCCACGGCAGCAACCGTGGATCCTGGAACACGATCGCGCGCCGTTCGGGAACACGGAGGTGACCGTCGACGTCGCCGTCCAGCGCGCCCAGCGCCCGCAGGAACGTGCTCTTGCCCGACCCGCTGCGCCCGAGCAGTGCGACGAACTCGCCCGCGCGGATCTCGAGGTCGAGATCGTCGAGAACAACGTTGGTGCCGAAGCGCTTTCGTACGCCTTTGGCGATCACCACGGCGTCAGTCACCGTCATACGCGCGCCTCCAGGTGAGCAGCCGGCCCTCGAGGAAGCGCACGACGAGGATCGACACCAGGCCCAGGATCGCGTAGACGGCGATCAGCACGAACACGACGTCGATCTGGAAGTACTCCCGGGCATCGGTCATCATCCGGCCCAGACCCCGCTTGGCGTTGATGGTCTCGGCGAAGATCAACGACAGCCAGGACGCGGTGAGCGCCAGTCGCAGACCGACGAGGAAGCCCGGGAGCGAACCGGGAATGATGACCCGGTAGATCATCTCGGCCCGACCGGCGCCGAACGATCGTGCCGCCTCGACCAGACCCGCGTCGACACTGCGGATGGCGCTGAACGTGTTGATGTAGATCGCGACCGCGACCGCGAGGGTAATCAGCAGGATCTTCGGCACCTCACTGATCCCGAACCACACGATCAGCAGCGGTACGAGGGCGAAGTTGGGAACTGCGCGCAGTACTTCCATGTTCGCGTCGACGAAATTCTCGCCGACCCTCGACAAACCCGACACCAGGGCCAGCACGAGGCCAAGCGCGATACCGAACGCCAGACCATAACCCACCCGTAACAGGCTCGCGGTCAGGTGCTGCTGGAACGATCCGTCCACGACCAGTGCCCACGCCGCGCGGACCACCCGGGTCGGCGGCGGTACCGTGCGTTCGTCGAAGACCCCGGTGATCGACAGCACCTGCCACAACCCGACGAGCAGCACCGGACCGAGCAGTCGCTGTACCGCGCGAGGCACCAACGGCTTGCGCTGAGATCTGCGCACGGCGGCACGCGGATCGACCAACGCGACGACCGCGCCGGCACCGACGGTCTGGTCCTGCCCGGCGAGCAGCGTGGCCATGATCTAGGCCGCCCCGAAGTAGTCGCCCGAAATCGATTCCGACGCAACGCCGTCCGGGCCGACCGGCACGTCTCCGACCAGCGTGATGCGGTGCAGCACGCGGTCCCCTTCAACGTGCTCGAAGTCCCGGGGCGCCAGGTGCAGGGCGGCCCGGTTGTCCCAGAACGCGACGCTGCCGGGCTCCCATTTGAACCGAACCGAGTACTCGGGCCGGGCGATCTCTTCGAACAACAGTTCCAGGACGTGCCGGCTTTCCCGCGGTGCCAGATTCACGATCTCGCGGGTGAAGGAGGGGTTGACGTACACCACCTTCTCACCGGTTTCCGGATGCACCCGTACCACCGGGTGAATCGACGCGAGCGGATTCGACCGGACCAGATCGCCGATCTTCTCGGCGCTGCGTTCCGCTGAGACTGTCGCACCGAACCGGTGCTCGGCCCGCAGCTCGTCGATGAACTCGCGAACGGTTTCGGACAACCCGGCGTATACCGCTGCCACATTGGTGAATTGGGTGTCACCGCCGTAGGCGGGCACCTGCTCGGCCCGCAGAATGGAATGCGAGGGTGGATTGATCAGGGGCGTGACGTCGGCATGCCAACCGGGACCGTTGGGGCTCAGACGCTTTCGATACTTGGTGCCGTAGCGATGGTCGTAAGCGGCCGGCGATACCGTGTGGATCTGCGGGAATCCCGCTGGGGCGGAGTCGCCCTCGTACGGATGCCCGGGTGTGACATCGCCGAACTGCGCGCCGAACGCGATCTGGGCTGCGTGGTCGAGCGACTGATCGCGGAAGAACAGCACTTTCCACTGGTGCAGGGCCGCGCGGATGCCGTCGATCTGCTCGACCGCCAGCGGGGCCGACAGGTCAGCCCCCTCGATGAGCGCACCGGTCCATCCGGACAGTGGCGTGATCTTCAGGCGGGTCTCGGTGTGCGTCGCGGTCATGTCCAGACTTCCCTCGAAAGTGGCTGCAGGTATCGGCCATTGGACGCTAACCAGGATCGAGGTGCGGGTTACCCGTTTGAATCGGCGTGACCGGAAGGGGCGGCGGCGCTGTCGGACCGACCAGCGACTCCCTCCCGGTCACAGTGATGTACGTCTTCGGACGTTGCCGGCGACCGACATCCGCCGGCGGCGAACCCGCCCGGGCCTGCACGGACTTCTGGGCCGCACTCCGGTACCGGGCGCCCGGCGCTGTTGCCGAACGCCACGGCGCGACGCGCCCAATCATCCACGGCAGCAACGTCTCCGACGAGGGGCCAGCTGTTTTGCTGGCGGGCCGCCAACGCGTACACACGCGTGTCGCGCAAGATCGGCCGCACCGCGTGGTGCAGAATGTGAGCCATATGAGCTCGCACAGGAGCGGTGTCGGATCCGCGACTCCGGTCGCCTTGCCACGGTCTTCGTCATCTCGACCGCGTACCGGTGGTCGGCATCGCAAACCGCCACAACGACGTTGGCGTCCGTTGGGCTTGGGGCTGCTGGCCGCCGGCGCGGTCGGCGCAATGGTGGCCACCGTCGTCGCGTTCTCGTCCTCACTTGCGGCAAAGCTCTCCGCCCGGCACTCGGCAGAAGCGGTGGGCGCCCGTAACCTGACCACCGCACCCACGCCCGCCGTGCGGCCGCAGCACCGCGCTCAGCCGGCGAGCGCGCCCGTGGCGGTGTCGCCGTACGCCGTCGACGAGGCAGGCTTCGTCGGCTCACCGGCCCGGTGCACCGACACGCA
Proteins encoded:
- a CDS encoding ABC transporter ATP-binding protein, with product MTDAVVIAKGVRKRFGTNVVLDDLDLEIRAGEFVALLGRSGSGKSTFLRALGALDGDVDGHLRVPERRAIVFQDPRLLPWQRVLANVTIGLPATRAVQQGALAALAEVNLADKAKVWPRTLSGGEAQRVALARALVREPQLLLLDEPFGALDALTRLKMHGLLLDLYRRHVPAVLLVTHDVDEAIALADRVIVLTDGVISLDVEVALAKPRARDGHEFVALRRRLLAELGVSEDQA
- a CDS encoding ABC transporter permease, which codes for MATLLAGQDQTVGAGAVVALVDPRAAVRRSQRKPLVPRAVQRLLGPVLLVGLWQVLSITGVFDERTVPPPTRVVRAAWALVVDGSFQQHLTASLLRVGYGLAFGIALGLVLALVSGLSRVGENFVDANMEVLRAVPNFALVPLLIVWFGISEVPKILLITLAVAVAIYINTFSAIRSVDAGLVEAARSFGAGRAEMIYRVIIPGSLPGFLVGLRLALTASWLSLIFAETINAKRGLGRMMTDAREYFQIDVVFVLIAVYAILGLVSILVVRFLEGRLLTWRRAYDGD
- a CDS encoding TauD/TfdA dioxygenase family protein, encoding MTATHTETRLKITPLSGWTGALIEGADLSAPLAVEQIDGIRAALHQWKVLFFRDQSLDHAAQIAFGAQFGDVTPGHPYEGDSAPAGFPQIHTVSPAAYDHRYGTKYRKRLSPNGPGWHADVTPLINPPSHSILRAEQVPAYGGDTQFTNVAAVYAGLSETVREFIDELRAEHRFGATVSAERSAEKIGDLVRSNPLASIHPVVRVHPETGEKVVYVNPSFTREIVNLAPRESRHVLELLFEEIARPEYSVRFKWEPGSVAFWDNRAALHLAPRDFEHVEGDRVLHRITLVGDVPVGPDGVASESISGDYFGAA